The following are encoded together in the Ralstonia insidiosa genome:
- a CDS encoding copper chaperone PCu(A)C — MKSRSIRSSARLAALAAGLLVSAAAFAQVTVQDAWVRGTVPGQTSSGAFMTLQAADGAKVVGVSTPVAGTAEIHEMKMEGNVMRMRAVPSLDLPKGQSVQLKPGGYHVMLMDLKQPLSKDTTVPITLKVELADKRVVEQKVDAKVRDLTAGNMPAMNHGHDQSGGEHKH, encoded by the coding sequence ATGAAGTCCCGATCGATCCGTTCTTCTGCCCGCTTGGCCGCTTTGGCTGCCGGTCTGTTGGTCAGCGCTGCCGCCTTCGCTCAGGTGACGGTGCAAGACGCCTGGGTGCGCGGCACCGTGCCGGGCCAGACTTCCAGCGGCGCCTTCATGACGCTGCAGGCCGCGGATGGCGCCAAGGTGGTAGGCGTGTCGACGCCGGTGGCGGGCACGGCCGAGATCCACGAGATGAAGATGGAAGGCAACGTGATGCGCATGCGCGCCGTGCCGTCGCTGGACCTGCCCAAGGGGCAGTCCGTGCAGCTCAAGCCGGGTGGCTACCACGTGATGCTGATGGACCTGAAGCAGCCGCTGTCCAAGGACACCACTGTGCCCATCACGCTCAAGGTGGAGTTGGCCGACAAGCGCGTCGTCGAGCAGAAGGTGGATGCGAAGGTGCGCGACCTGACCGCCGGCAATATGCCCGCCATGAACCACGGTCATGACCAAAGCGGCGGCGAACACAAACATTGA
- a CDS encoding response regulator transcription factor has product MQQPAPFLILDDDDVFAQTLARALTRRGFAPQIAHTGGEALSLARQTRFAYVTVDLHLATSDKGLMPHGGTDSGLHWIAPLRQALPDARMLILTGYASIATAVQAVKLGADEYLAKPANVDSILLALQVGVSEAVAEQTMENPTPLSVARLEWEHIQRVLAEHGGNISATARALNMHRRTLQRKLGKRPVAK; this is encoded by the coding sequence ATGCAACAACCCGCCCCCTTCCTGATCCTCGACGACGACGACGTCTTTGCGCAAACCTTGGCGCGCGCGCTCACGCGTCGCGGCTTTGCTCCACAGATCGCCCACACCGGTGGCGAGGCACTGTCGCTGGCACGGCAGACGCGCTTTGCCTACGTGACCGTCGACTTGCACCTGGCCACCAGCGACAAGGGCCTGATGCCCCACGGCGGTACGGACTCGGGCCTGCACTGGATCGCCCCACTGCGCCAAGCATTGCCCGACGCGCGCATGCTGATCCTGACGGGCTACGCGAGCATCGCGACTGCCGTGCAAGCGGTAAAGCTCGGCGCCGATGAATACCTCGCCAAACCCGCGAACGTCGATTCGATCCTGCTGGCGCTGCAGGTGGGGGTATCTGAAGCCGTGGCCGAACAGACCATGGAGAACCCCACACCGCTGTCGGTCGCGCGGCTGGAATGGGAGCACATCCAACGCGTGCTGGCCGAGCACGGCGGCAATATCTCCGCCACCGCGCGGGCGCTGAACATGCACCGGCGCACGCTGCAGCGCAAGCTGGGCAAGCGACCGGTCGCCAAATAA
- the hslU gene encoding ATP-dependent protease ATPase subunit HslU, producing the protein MSETMTPSEIVSELDKHIIGQQKAKKAVAVALRNRWRRQQVGDPLRQEITPKNILMIGPTGVGKTEIARRLAKLADAPFIKIEATKFTEVGYVGRDVDTIVRDLAEMAVKQTRESEMKKVRAKAEDAAEDRLLDVLIPPPRDIGFSQPEEKDSNARQAFRKKLREGQLDDKEIELEVSAGTPSMDIMGPPGMEDMTEQIRSMFAGLGQGKKHRRKMKVAEAFKLLIDEEAAKLLNEDELKHKAVANVEQNGIVFLDEIDKIASRSEYGGGEVSRQGVQRDLLPLVEGTTVNTKYGMIKTDHILFIASGAFHLSKPSDLIPELQGRFPIRVELDSLSVDDFRAILTQTDASLTKQYQALMKTEGVDLVFADDGIRRLAEIACAVNEKVENIGARRLYTVMERLLEDLSFHAHKSSGETVTIDAAYVDERLSELSGNEDLSRYVL; encoded by the coding sequence ATGTCTGAAACCATGACGCCGTCGGAAATCGTTTCCGAACTCGACAAGCACATCATCGGCCAGCAGAAGGCCAAGAAAGCCGTGGCCGTGGCCCTGCGCAACCGCTGGCGCCGTCAGCAGGTGGGTGACCCCCTGCGCCAGGAGATCACGCCCAAGAACATCCTGATGATCGGACCGACCGGCGTGGGCAAGACCGAAATCGCCCGCCGTCTGGCCAAGTTGGCGGATGCGCCCTTCATCAAGATCGAAGCGACCAAGTTCACCGAAGTTGGCTACGTTGGCCGTGACGTCGACACCATCGTGCGTGACCTGGCCGAGATGGCTGTCAAGCAGACACGCGAATCGGAGATGAAGAAGGTGCGCGCCAAGGCCGAAGACGCGGCGGAAGACCGCCTGCTCGACGTGCTGATTCCGCCGCCGCGCGATATTGGTTTTTCGCAGCCGGAAGAGAAGGATTCCAACGCGCGCCAGGCGTTCCGCAAGAAGCTGCGTGAAGGCCAGCTCGACGACAAGGAGATCGAACTCGAAGTGTCGGCCGGCACCCCCAGCATGGACATCATGGGCCCGCCGGGCATGGAAGACATGACCGAGCAGATCCGCTCGATGTTCGCGGGGCTGGGCCAGGGCAAGAAGCATCGCCGCAAGATGAAGGTGGCGGAGGCGTTCAAGCTGCTGATCGACGAAGAGGCGGCCAAGCTGCTGAACGAAGACGAGCTCAAGCACAAGGCCGTTGCCAACGTCGAGCAGAACGGCATCGTGTTCCTGGACGAGATCGACAAGATCGCCAGCCGCAGTGAATACGGCGGCGGCGAGGTGTCGCGTCAGGGCGTGCAGCGTGATCTTCTGCCGCTGGTGGAAGGCACCACGGTCAACACCAAGTACGGGATGATCAAGACCGACCACATCCTGTTCATCGCGTCGGGCGCGTTCCATCTGTCCAAGCCGAGCGATCTGATTCCGGAGCTGCAGGGCCGCTTCCCGATTCGCGTGGAACTGGATTCGCTGTCGGTGGACGACTTCCGCGCGATTCTCACGCAGACGGACGCGAGCCTGACCAAGCAATACCAGGCATTGATGAAGACCGAAGGCGTCGACCTTGTGTTCGCGGATGACGGTATCCGCCGCCTGGCCGAGATCGCCTGCGCGGTGAACGAGAAGGTTGAGAACATCGGCGCGCGCCGCCTGTACACGGTGATGGAGCGCCTGCTCGAAGACCTGTCGTTCCACGCGCACAAGTCGTCGGGCGAGACGGTGACCATCGACGCGGCGTATGTCGATGAGCGCCTGAGCGAGCTGTCGGGCAACGAAGACCTGTCGCGCTACGTGCTGTAA
- the zigA gene encoding zinc metallochaperone GTPase ZigA, with the protein MSRPLPVTVLSGFLGAGKTTLLNHVLANREGKRVAVIVNDLSDVNIDAQLVGDGTATSAQLSRTDERMVELSNGCICCTLREDLLDEIARLAREDRFDYLLIESTGVAEPLPIAETFTFEDAEGDVLSDLARLDTMVTVVDAQHFLADYDAADFLADRGQARDEDDDRTVVDLLIEQVEFCDVIVLNKVDLVSEAERARLAGILHSLNPRARIVPTSFGKVPLDEILNTHRFDFDAASAAPAWLAELRGEHVPETEALGIRSFVYRRRVPFHPQRLWDLMHTEWLRSPDGGGRVLRSKGYFWLASRMDTAGSWGQAGGVMRHGGAGAWWAAVDQAEWPDEDEARADIIDKLHDNGAPAPWGDRRQELVFIGTDLDEAALVAQLDTCLLTDAELAAGPAAWAVLPDPFPAWAFDDHDDLDDDEDHDHQHGDDCDCGHHH; encoded by the coding sequence ATGTCCCGTCCGCTTCCCGTTACCGTGTTGTCCGGCTTTCTGGGCGCCGGCAAGACTACGCTGCTCAACCATGTGCTCGCCAACCGCGAGGGCAAGCGCGTGGCCGTGATCGTCAATGACCTGTCGGACGTCAACATCGACGCGCAGCTCGTGGGCGACGGCACGGCCACCAGCGCCCAGCTTTCGCGTACCGACGAGCGCATGGTGGAGCTGTCCAACGGCTGCATCTGCTGCACGCTGCGCGAAGACCTGCTCGACGAGATCGCGCGTCTGGCTCGCGAAGACCGCTTCGACTACCTGCTCATCGAATCGACGGGCGTGGCCGAGCCGTTGCCGATCGCCGAGACCTTCACGTTTGAAGACGCCGAGGGCGACGTGCTGTCCGACCTCGCACGCCTGGACACCATGGTCACGGTGGTCGACGCCCAGCACTTCCTGGCTGACTACGATGCTGCCGATTTCCTGGCAGACCGCGGTCAGGCTCGGGACGAAGACGACGACCGCACCGTGGTTGACCTGCTGATCGAACAGGTCGAGTTTTGCGACGTGATCGTGCTCAACAAGGTCGACCTGGTGAGCGAGGCCGAGCGCGCGCGTCTGGCGGGCATCCTGCATTCGCTGAACCCGCGTGCGCGCATCGTGCCGACGTCGTTCGGCAAGGTGCCGCTGGACGAAATTCTGAATACGCACCGCTTCGATTTCGATGCGGCATCCGCCGCCCCCGCCTGGCTGGCCGAACTGCGCGGCGAACACGTGCCCGAGACGGAAGCGCTCGGCATCCGCAGCTTCGTCTATCGCCGCCGCGTGCCGTTTCACCCGCAGCGCCTGTGGGACCTGATGCACACCGAGTGGCTGCGCAGTCCGGACGGTGGCGGCCGCGTGCTGCGCTCGAAGGGGTATTTCTGGTTGGCGTCGCGCATGGACACTGCCGGGAGCTGGGGCCAGGCTGGCGGCGTGATGCGCCACGGTGGCGCCGGCGCATGGTGGGCGGCGGTGGATCAAGCTGAATGGCCCGATGAGGACGAGGCCCGCGCCGACATCATCGACAAGCTGCACGACAACGGTGCGCCTGCGCCGTGGGGCGACCGCCGTCAGGAGCTCGTCTTCATCGGCACCGATCTGGACGAGGCCGCACTCGTCGCGCAGCTCGATACGTGCCTGCTGACCGATGCGGAACTGGCCGCCGGCCCTGCAGCATGGGCCGTGCTGCCCGATCCCTTCCCCGCCTGGGCCTTCGATGATCACGACGACTTGGATGACGACGAAGACCACGATCACCAGCATGGTGACGACTGCGATTGCGGGCACCACCACTGA
- a CDS encoding ABC transporter substrate-binding protein yields MPVLRLLRAAGLVAALSLTTAAPLAVQAAPPNALVVGLSGDITSLDPHFHNVTPNDNVAEHMFETLIAKDERMRMKPGLATSWKAVSDTVWEIKLRPGVHFHDGSEFTSADVVYSLARPATIKNSPSPFTIYTRGFKEVTAVDKLTVRITTNGPYPLVPNDLSTIYIVSKKAAEKAGPEDFNNGRALIGTGPYKFVSFAKGDRVELTRFDGYWGKKPQWERVTLRIMTADPSRVAALLAGDVQVIENVPTSDIKKLSSDPAVSVFKMPVFRMMYLHLDSNRDVSPFVTDKAGKPLAKNPLKDARVREAISLAISRQAIVDRVMEGAAEPTGQLVNSALFGHVPSLKAPAADPAAAKKLLAQAGYPDGFAITLHATNNRYVNDDRVAQVIASMLSRVGIATKVEAMPSATFFTRANKLDFSFLQAGWGADTGEASSSLKALLATYDPARGWGASNRGRYSNPALDAKLAEALQTIEDLKREKLLQEATEIGMRDYGVIPLYFNINVWAARKGYTAVPRLDERTYAFDVTH; encoded by the coding sequence ATGCCGGTTCTGCGTTTGCTGCGTGCCGCGGGTTTGGTCGCTGCGCTGTCTCTCACTACCGCCGCACCGCTTGCCGTGCAGGCTGCGCCGCCCAACGCGCTGGTGGTTGGCCTGTCGGGCGACATCACCTCGCTCGATCCACATTTCCATAACGTCACGCCCAACGATAACGTTGCCGAGCACATGTTCGAGACGTTGATCGCCAAGGACGAGAGGATGCGTATGAAGCCCGGCCTCGCCACCTCGTGGAAGGCCGTGAGCGACACGGTGTGGGAGATCAAGCTGCGCCCCGGCGTGCATTTCCATGACGGCAGCGAGTTCACCTCGGCCGACGTCGTCTACTCGCTGGCGCGCCCGGCCACCATCAAGAACAGCCCGTCGCCATTCACGATCTACACGCGCGGCTTCAAGGAGGTGACGGCGGTCGACAAGCTGACCGTGCGCATCACCACCAACGGGCCGTATCCGCTTGTGCCGAACGATCTGTCGACCATCTACATCGTGTCGAAGAAGGCGGCCGAGAAAGCTGGCCCAGAAGATTTCAACAACGGCCGCGCGCTGATCGGCACAGGGCCGTACAAGTTTGTCTCGTTCGCCAAGGGCGATCGTGTGGAGCTGACGCGCTTCGATGGCTACTGGGGCAAGAAGCCGCAATGGGAGCGCGTGACGCTGCGCATCATGACGGCCGATCCGTCGCGCGTGGCGGCACTGCTGGCCGGCGATGTGCAGGTGATCGAAAACGTGCCGACCTCCGACATCAAGAAGCTGTCGAGCGATCCGGCGGTGTCGGTGTTCAAGATGCCGGTGTTCCGCATGATGTATCTGCACCTGGATTCGAACCGCGACGTGTCGCCGTTCGTGACCGACAAGGCCGGTAAACCGCTGGCGAAGAATCCGCTCAAGGATGCGCGCGTGCGCGAGGCGATTTCGCTGGCGATCTCGCGCCAGGCCATCGTCGACCGCGTGATGGAAGGCGCTGCCGAGCCGACCGGGCAACTCGTCAACAGCGCCCTGTTCGGCCATGTGCCAAGCCTGAAGGCGCCAGCGGCGGACCCTGCTGCCGCAAAGAAACTACTTGCCCAGGCGGGTTATCCCGACGGCTTTGCCATCACGCTGCACGCCACCAACAACCGCTACGTGAACGACGACCGCGTCGCGCAGGTGATCGCTTCGATGCTTTCGCGCGTGGGGATTGCCACCAAGGTGGAGGCGATGCCATCGGCGACGTTCTTCACGCGCGCCAACAAGCTGGACTTCTCGTTCCTGCAGGCGGGTTGGGGGGCGGATACGGGTGAAGCCAGCTCCAGCCTGAAGGCGCTGCTGGCAACCTATGACCCGGCGCGCGGCTGGGGTGCCTCGAACCGCGGGCGCTATTCCAATCCGGCGCTGGATGCCAAGCTGGCCGAGGCGCTGCAGACCATCGAAGACCTCAAGCGCGAGAAGCTGCTGCAGGAAGCCACGGAAATTGGCATGCGCGACTACGGGGTGATCCCGCTGTACTTCAACATCAACGTGTGGGCCGCCCGCAAGGGCTACACGGCGGTGCCGCGTCTGGATGAGCGCACCTACGCTTTCGACGTCACGCACTGA
- the hslV gene encoding ATP-dependent protease subunit HslV, translated as MEQYHGTTIVSVRRGNQVALGGDGQVTLGNIVMKGTARKVRAIYDGKVLVGFAGATADAFSLLDRFEAKLQKHQGNLLRSAVDLAKDWRTDRALRHLEAMLIVADRETTLIITGNGDVLDPEGGIAAIGSGGSYAQSAAKALVENTDLSPRDVVEKSLKIAGELCIYTNTNFVIETLE; from the coding sequence ATGGAACAGTATCACGGCACCACCATCGTCAGCGTGCGGCGCGGCAACCAAGTCGCGCTCGGCGGCGACGGCCAGGTCACGCTGGGCAACATCGTGATGAAGGGCACCGCCCGCAAGGTGCGCGCCATCTATGATGGCAAGGTGCTGGTCGGCTTTGCCGGCGCCACCGCTGATGCCTTCTCGCTGCTCGACCGCTTCGAAGCCAAGCTGCAGAAGCATCAGGGCAATCTGCTGCGCTCTGCCGTTGATCTCGCCAAGGACTGGCGCACCGACCGTGCGCTGCGTCACCTCGAAGCGATGCTGATCGTCGCGGATCGCGAAACGACCCTCATCATCACCGGCAACGGTGACGTGCTGGACCCGGAAGGCGGCATCGCGGCGATTGGCTCGGGCGGTTCGTACGCGCAATCGGCGGCCAAGGCACTGGTGGAGAACACCGACCTCAGCCCCCGCGACGTGGTGGAGAAATCGCTGAAGATCGCCGGCGAACTCTGCATCTACACCAACACCAATTTCGTGATCGAGACGCTCGAGTAA
- a CDS encoding ATP-binding protein: MLSTLTIAAPLLDTSSLRRLFWLRWSLLATQLILMLLAPQVFGVQLPVVPLLMVMGLHALFNLATGLRMRSERPVRHIEITIQLLVDLTALSALLYFTGGATNPFVSFYLPALAIAAAMLPIAHVVGLTLYALAAYSMMLGNYIPLNLLNQADAVPYHLAGMWIDFVASSAMIAGFTARLSAALRERDEQLTEARERLLRDQRVEALMSQGASVAHEMGTPLSTVAVITGELQHDAKQPDSPLAPYREDLRAIEQQLELCRAALARLQRKPNDGAPEPLGQWLPEFTQTWQLRHPDIRLHTESSPAAQAVELDPVYVGQILTILLDNAARSQQQAKRDQVPLLLTAKIDANPDVLREAPPQIVLSIVDTGLGLPEDLRTSLGRTPVRSKHGGHGIGVYLAATTARRLGGTVVLRPNPPQGAIAELRLPVGGPKEESAAPIIGAPTLFT; encoded by the coding sequence ATGCTTTCAACCCTGACGATTGCCGCACCGCTGCTGGACACATCCAGTCTACGCCGCCTGTTTTGGCTGCGATGGAGCCTGCTCGCCACCCAACTGATCCTGATGCTGCTGGCGCCGCAGGTGTTTGGCGTGCAACTGCCGGTGGTGCCGCTGCTTATGGTGATGGGCCTGCATGCGCTGTTCAACCTGGCCACGGGCCTGCGCATGCGCAGCGAGCGGCCGGTGCGCCATATCGAGATCACCATCCAGCTGCTGGTGGACCTCACCGCGCTCTCGGCCCTGCTGTACTTCACCGGTGGCGCGACCAACCCGTTCGTCTCGTTCTACCTGCCCGCGCTGGCCATTGCTGCCGCCATGCTGCCGATCGCGCACGTGGTCGGCCTGACGTTGTACGCGCTGGCCGCCTACAGCATGATGCTCGGCAACTACATCCCGCTGAACCTGCTGAACCAGGCTGATGCCGTGCCGTACCACCTGGCCGGCATGTGGATCGACTTCGTGGCCAGCAGCGCGATGATCGCCGGCTTTACCGCGCGCCTGTCCGCCGCACTGCGCGAGCGCGATGAGCAACTGACCGAAGCGCGCGAACGCCTGCTGCGCGACCAGCGCGTCGAAGCGCTGATGTCACAAGGCGCCAGCGTGGCGCACGAGATGGGTACGCCGCTGTCCACCGTGGCGGTCATCACCGGCGAGTTGCAGCACGATGCGAAGCAGCCCGATTCACCGCTCGCACCGTACCGCGAGGACCTGCGCGCCATCGAGCAGCAGCTCGAACTGTGCCGCGCCGCGCTCGCCCGGCTGCAGCGCAAGCCCAACGATGGCGCACCTGAACCGCTCGGCCAGTGGCTGCCGGAGTTCACACAGACCTGGCAATTGCGCCACCCCGATATCCGCCTGCACACGGAAAGTTCGCCGGCCGCGCAGGCGGTGGAATTGGACCCGGTCTACGTGGGCCAGATCCTGACCATCCTGCTCGACAACGCCGCGCGCAGCCAGCAACAGGCCAAGCGCGATCAGGTGCCGCTGCTGCTGACCGCCAAGATTGATGCCAACCCAGATGTGCTGCGTGAAGCCCCACCGCAAATTGTGCTGTCCATCGTCGACACGGGCCTTGGCCTGCCGGAAGACCTGCGCACATCGCTGGGCCGCACGCCGGTGCGCAGCAAGCATGGTGGCCACGGCATCGGCGTCTATCTGGCCGCGACCACGGCGCGTCGACTGGGCGGTACCGTGGTGCTGCGCCCCAACCCGCCGCAGGGCGCGATTGCCGAACTCCGGCTGCCCGTTGGTGGTCCGAAAGAAGAATCGGCCGCCCCCATCATCGGCGCGCCCACCCTATTCACATAA